The following proteins come from a genomic window of Methanosarcina sp. MTP4:
- a CDS encoding HEAT repeat domain-containing protein, with protein sequence MPGSIVSLPPEDPDESVNCHLENVKSLKEKAVKDKDYTVRREAVLKLADKYRNDAEVFEIVRERAIKDSNYTVRKISLRELARLWNEKPGILALVRGRAIEDVNYEVRRAAVRELAAHWGDMPGTPDLLRDWAANAEDKFVRSAAIQELSRRWGSSCCTFDFVKEMALKDKDSFVRTVVVQSLGKYWKETPETFPLLREKALSDEHYSVRSAAVQELAEGWHDEENALRLIREGAVADEHYSVRGAAIKELAEGWSDKPETLELLRERCLSDEDNMVRGIALHMLASLWSGEPGVFDLILEKAVKDSHYSVRKCAVEELARNWPERPETLKTIWDRLLNDNDNFVRIVAVQELANGWNEDPETLPLVKKVALREKDEFVREAAIRELIDGWQSEDINEFLKKFSSQPAR encoded by the coding sequence ATGCCGGGAAGCATTGTATCTCTCCCCCCTGAAGATCCTGATGAAAGTGTAAACTGTCATTTAGAAAACGTAAAGTCACTAAAGGAAAAGGCAGTAAAGGATAAAGATTACACGGTAAGGCGTGAAGCGGTCCTCAAGCTTGCGGACAAATACAGGAATGACGCCGAAGTCTTCGAGATAGTCAGAGAGAGAGCGATTAAGGACAGCAACTATACGGTTAGAAAAATCTCCCTTCGGGAACTGGCAAGGCTCTGGAACGAAAAACCGGGCATTCTGGCGCTGGTCCGGGGGCGGGCTATCGAAGATGTTAACTATGAGGTCCGGAGGGCCGCTGTAAGGGAACTTGCAGCTCACTGGGGGGACATGCCGGGAACCCCTGACCTTCTCCGGGACTGGGCGGCAAACGCGGAAGACAAATTTGTCCGGAGTGCGGCCATTCAGGAGCTTTCCAGGCGCTGGGGGAGTAGCTGCTGTACCTTTGACTTTGTGAAGGAAATGGCGCTGAAGGATAAGGATTCTTTTGTCAGGACCGTCGTAGTCCAGAGCCTGGGGAAGTACTGGAAAGAAACTCCTGAGACTTTTCCACTTCTCAGGGAAAAGGCGCTTTCGGATGAACATTATTCGGTCCGGAGTGCGGCTGTCCAGGAACTTGCGGAAGGCTGGCATGATGAGGAAAATGCTCTTCGCCTTATAAGGGAGGGGGCAGTAGCAGATGAGCATTATTCGGTCAGGGGAGCTGCAATAAAAGAACTTGCAGAAGGATGGTCGGACAAACCCGAAACGCTGGAACTCCTCAGGGAAAGGTGCCTGAGTGATGAAGATAATATGGTTCGGGGAATCGCTCTCCACATGCTTGCTTCTTTATGGTCCGGGGAACCGGGAGTTTTTGACCTTATACTGGAAAAAGCCGTGAAAGACAGTCATTATTCTGTCAGGAAATGTGCTGTCGAAGAGCTTGCAAGAAACTGGCCTGAAAGGCCTGAAACCCTGAAGACGATCTGGGACAGGCTACTCAATGATAATGACAATTTTGTAAGGATCGTAGCAGTCCAGGAACTGGCAAATGGCTGGAATGAAGATCCTGAGACTCTTCCGCTGGTCAAGAAGGTAGCTCTCAGGGAAAAAGACGAGTTTGTGAGGGAGGCGGCGATAAGGGAGTTAATAGACGGCTGGCAGAGCGAGGATATAAATGAATTCTTAAAGAAGTTTAGCAGCCAGCCCGCTCGTTAA
- a CDS encoding PAS domain-containing protein, with amino-acid sequence MDEVEMELFLKSQYPELPEGEKLPFSDNSLAQSLKREENYRFFAEKTGRMFFDADIEKMEIEWAGAIKDLTGCDAEEFKQIDLDAFKELLHPEDRERVSRIIDSSLETGEVIDEEYRLRRKNGSYVNLETNVIFQKDEGGRPYRALGVLKDITEKVLSRQKLERIEEKFLYVAKQTGQLIFDIDTKTDKIEWAGAIEEITGFAPGELSKVDLPALRNLIHPEEIDKVWSALEHSLKTGEKFYQEFWARKKNGSYMYVENSSIFLKDEKGKVYRALGVMKDITEKKQSREKLEKSEERLRTYMQNFKGIGFQLDRNFIPVMMQGAVKEILSYSPEEILCGKIKCLDLVDPEDRSQFLANQKELIEYPKKVIEHEYRVLRRDGMKKWVHEVIQNIRDSEGETWLFQGFIHDITDKKLAEETVKRAEETRKKEIHHRIKNNLQVISSLLDLEAEKFTSREVVEAFRESQNRIISMSMIHEELYRSGDVETFDFTAYIQKLTVELFRSYKLESAEISLQMDLEEGVYLYMDTAIPLGIIINEIISNSLKHAFPDGRKGEIRIKLYKTENPAENLEENPESCKNSRFTLLISDNGSGLPENIDFDNLDTLGLQLVNTLVNQIEGEIEIGRNGGTEFRIRFGKMDG; translated from the coding sequence ATGGATGAAGTAGAAATGGAACTCTTTTTAAAATCCCAGTATCCCGAACTTCCTGAGGGAGAAAAACTGCCATTCTCCGACAATAGTCTTGCACAAAGCCTGAAAAGGGAAGAAAATTACCGGTTTTTTGCTGAAAAGACCGGTAGAATGTTCTTTGATGCCGATATTGAAAAAATGGAGATTGAGTGGGCAGGAGCAATAAAGGACCTTACAGGGTGCGACGCGGAAGAATTCAAGCAAATCGACCTGGACGCCTTCAAAGAGCTTTTGCATCCCGAAGATAGAGAACGGGTCAGTCGGATTATAGATTCTTCCCTTGAAACAGGGGAGGTAATCGATGAAGAATACAGGTTGCGCAGGAAAAACGGGAGCTATGTTAATCTGGAAACAAATGTAATTTTTCAAAAAGACGAAGGGGGACGCCCTTACAGGGCGCTTGGAGTATTAAAGGATATAACGGAAAAAGTACTTTCCAGGCAAAAACTGGAGAGAATCGAAGAAAAGTTCCTCTACGTCGCCAAACAGACAGGGCAATTGATCTTTGACATTGATACGAAGACAGATAAAATTGAATGGGCAGGAGCAATCGAGGAAATTACCGGCTTCGCCCCCGGAGAATTAAGCAAAGTCGACCTGCCTGCCCTCAGAAACCTTATCCATCCCGAAGAAATAGATAAAGTATGGAGCGCCCTGGAACATTCCCTGAAGACCGGGGAGAAATTCTACCAGGAATTCTGGGCCAGGAAAAAAAATGGCAGCTATATGTACGTGGAAAACAGTTCGATATTCCTGAAAGATGAAAAAGGAAAAGTATACCGGGCTCTCGGCGTGATGAAAGACATTACGGAAAAGAAGCAAAGCCGGGAAAAACTGGAAAAAAGTGAAGAACGCCTCCGCACGTATATGCAAAACTTTAAGGGGATCGGTTTCCAGCTTGACCGGAACTTTATTCCTGTGATGATGCAAGGAGCTGTGAAGGAAATTCTCAGCTACTCCCCGGAAGAAATTCTTTGCGGAAAAATCAAGTGTCTTGACCTCGTTGATCCTGAAGACAGGAGTCAATTCCTTGCGAACCAGAAAGAACTGATAGAGTACCCCAAAAAAGTAATAGAGCATGAATACAGGGTCCTGCGCAGGGACGGAATGAAGAAGTGGGTCCATGAAGTAATCCAGAATATTCGTGATTCTGAGGGAGAAACCTGGCTATTCCAGGGGTTTATTCATGACATCACCGATAAAAAGCTCGCAGAGGAAACCGTAAAGCGAGCCGAAGAAACCCGTAAAAAAGAAATCCACCACCGCATCAAAAACAACCTGCAGGTTATCTCCTCCCTTCTGGACCTTGAAGCCGAAAAATTCACCAGCCGGGAAGTTGTCGAAGCCTTCCGCGAAAGCCAGAACCGGATAATTTCCATGTCCATGATTCACGAGGAACTGTACAGGTCCGGAGACGTGGAAACCTTTGATTTCACGGCATACATTCAGAAACTTACGGTAGAACTCTTCCGCTCCTATAAACTGGAAAGCGCTGAAATCAGCCTTCAAATGGATTTAGAGGAAGGTGTTTACCTGTATATGGACACCGCAATCCCGCTGGGAATCATCATTAACGAAATTATATCCAATTCCCTTAAACACGCATTTCCCGATGGAAGAAAAGGGGAAATCCGGATCAAACTCTACAAAACGGAAAATCCTGCAGAAAATCTTGAAGAAAATCCCGAAAGCTGCAAAAATTCCCGGTTCACGCTTCTCATCTCGGATAACGGTTCAGGCCTTCCGGAAAACATCGATTTCGATAACCTGGATACCCTCGGCTTACAGCTTGTAAACACCCTGGTGAACCAGATAGAAGGGGAAATCGAGATTGGGAGAAACGGGGGAACAGAATTCAGGATCAGGTTCGGAAAAATGGATGGTTAA
- a CDS encoding DUF1638 domain-containing protein gives MPLLSIIACRIFEDELTHVLSSDRELEQLIVVEGRDSFGLLRKLKSENCLYRTAPLDRVPFLLGKGQGSGSGSGSGFMSLAKPLIKLPFFRIIHEKMKLKAAHRVTVVVNPLRLGLHDDLDLLKSEVYGKIREIASFSDGILIFYCSCGEAFENLEEDFSGFECPVYCLKDGNGEIVADCISAAIGGNAAYDETMYSCRGTGALYFTPMWASAWKEMAEERKKSRNLDDSFLKDPRYSRVVKLDTGLSYDPDFNKNVQDFARTFNMEIVEIKGSTELAEKSYKAAKKGVIQHTLE, from the coding sequence ATGCCCTTACTGAGTATTATCGCCTGCAGGATATTTGAGGACGAACTTACCCATGTCCTTTCGAGTGATAGGGAACTGGAGCAGTTGATTGTGGTAGAAGGCAGGGATAGTTTTGGGCTGCTCCGGAAACTCAAGTCCGAAAACTGCCTGTATAGAACAGCACCCCTGGACAGGGTCCCCTTTCTCCTGGGAAAAGGGCAAGGCTCTGGTTCCGGCTCCGGTTCCGGCTTCATGTCGCTTGCAAAACCCCTGATCAAGCTTCCTTTTTTCAGGATAATTCACGAAAAGATGAAGCTCAAAGCGGCTCACAGGGTGACGGTGGTCGTAAACCCGCTCAGGCTGGGGCTTCATGACGATCTCGATCTCCTCAAGTCCGAAGTCTACGGAAAGATCCGGGAGATAGCCTCGTTCTCAGACGGAATCCTCATCTTTTACTGCAGTTGCGGAGAAGCCTTTGAAAATCTGGAAGAGGACTTTTCGGGATTTGAATGTCCCGTTTACTGCCTGAAAGACGGAAACGGGGAAATCGTGGCAGACTGCATAAGCGCCGCCATCGGGGGAAACGCCGCCTACGACGAAACCATGTACTCCTGCCGGGGAACTGGCGCCCTCTACTTCACGCCCATGTGGGCTTCGGCCTGGAAAGAGATGGCAGAAGAAAGGAAGAAATCCCGGAATCTCGACGACAGTTTCCTGAAGGACCCGAGGTACTCACGAGTTGTAAAACTCGATACCGGCCTTTCATACGACCCCGATTTCAATAAAAATGTCCAGGACTTTGCCCGCACTTTCAACATGGAAATTGTAGAAATAAAGGGAAGTACGGAACTTGCGGAAAAGTCCTACAAGGCTGCCAAAAAAGGTGTTATCCAGCATACTCTGGAATGA
- the glgP gene encoding alpha-glucan family phosphorylase, with protein sequence MDDIEGVLKGQNIAYFSMEIGLSNEIPTYAGGLGILAGDTIRSAADLKVPLVAVTLVCNKGYFKQVLEDSGSQHEQKEEWVPAHFMTLLPPEVSVNIRGKDVKVRAWLYNCKSLTGGCVPILFLDTNVEGNSEEDRGITDYLYGGDQRYRLKQEIVLGIGGVRMLEALNFKIRKYHMNEGHSSLLALELLKRNGLKVTDVKESCIFTTHTPVEAGHDKFDYGLVEELITDRKDLEVLRKFGGEDRLNMSLLALNLSNYINGVTKRHSLISQELFPGYKIQSITNGVHSYTWTSPYFRELYDRYLPGWANEPELLVRVGGIPDDEIWAAHRSAKRALIDEVNRETGVGMDYETLTIGFARRMTEYKRPTLIFSDLERLRKVNNMGRMQLVFAGQAHPRDEAGKGLIREIFRYIEELKGEMKIVFLENYDMEMAAKLVSGVDLWLNTPQRPYEASGTSGMKAAHNGVVNFSVLDGWWIEGWIEGVTGWAIGPEPDEEFSDEECMACEINDLYNKLYYIIVPMYYDRKDEWFKLINNSIGMIAYYFNSHRMMRRYVTNAYL encoded by the coding sequence ATGGACGACATAGAGGGAGTACTGAAGGGACAGAATATTGCTTATTTTTCTATGGAAATCGGACTTTCGAATGAGATTCCGACCTATGCCGGAGGCCTGGGTATCCTTGCCGGGGATACCATCCGTTCAGCCGCGGACCTGAAAGTTCCCCTTGTAGCCGTAACCCTGGTTTGCAACAAAGGCTACTTCAAACAGGTGCTTGAAGACTCGGGCAGTCAGCACGAACAAAAAGAGGAATGGGTCCCGGCCCATTTTATGACCCTGCTTCCCCCGGAAGTAAGCGTGAACATCCGGGGAAAAGATGTAAAGGTCAGGGCCTGGCTCTACAACTGCAAAAGCCTGACAGGCGGCTGTGTCCCTATCCTTTTCCTGGACACGAACGTTGAAGGGAACTCCGAAGAAGATAGAGGCATAACCGATTACCTTTACGGAGGCGACCAGCGCTACCGGCTCAAACAGGAAATAGTGCTCGGGATAGGAGGGGTCAGGATGCTCGAAGCCCTCAACTTCAAAATCCGGAAGTACCACATGAACGAAGGCCATTCAAGCCTTCTTGCCCTGGAACTCCTCAAGAGAAACGGGCTGAAAGTTACGGATGTAAAGGAAAGCTGCATCTTTACCACCCACACCCCTGTAGAAGCCGGACACGATAAGTTTGACTATGGACTTGTAGAAGAGCTGATAACAGATAGGAAAGACCTCGAAGTCCTCAGGAAATTCGGAGGGGAGGACAGGCTGAACATGAGCCTCCTTGCCCTGAACCTCTCCAACTACATTAACGGCGTCACGAAACGACACAGCCTTATTTCACAGGAACTCTTCCCCGGGTACAAGATCCAGTCAATCACAAACGGAGTCCATTCCTACACCTGGACTTCCCCCTATTTCAGGGAACTCTACGACCGCTACCTCCCGGGCTGGGCAAACGAGCCCGAACTCCTGGTCAGGGTAGGGGGAATCCCGGACGACGAGATCTGGGCTGCACACAGAAGCGCCAAGAGAGCCCTGATCGATGAGGTAAACAGGGAAACCGGCGTTGGGATGGACTACGAGACCCTGACCATAGGCTTTGCCCGGCGCATGACCGAATACAAACGTCCGACCCTCATTTTCTCCGACCTTGAGCGGCTCAGGAAAGTGAACAATATGGGTAGGATGCAGCTGGTTTTTGCAGGCCAGGCCCACCCCAGAGACGAAGCCGGAAAAGGACTGATCCGGGAAATCTTCAGGTACATCGAGGAACTGAAAGGTGAAATGAAGATTGTCTTCCTGGAAAACTACGACATGGAAATGGCAGCAAAATTGGTCTCGGGCGTCGACCTCTGGCTGAACACCCCACAGCGCCCTTACGAAGCCTCGGGCACCAGCGGCATGAAAGCCGCCCACAACGGAGTCGTAAACTTCAGCGTGCTTGACGGCTGGTGGATCGAAGGCTGGATCGAAGGCGTAACCGGCTGGGCCATAGGCCCGGAACCCGATGAAGAATTCTCCGATGAAGAGTGCATGGCCTGTGAAATCAACGACCTCTACAACAAGCTCTACTACATCATCGTCCCCATGTACTACGACAGGAAAGACGAGTGGTTCAAGCTCATCAACAATTCCATAGGCATGATAGCCTACTACTTCAACAGTCACAGGATGATGAGGCGTTATGTGACAAACGCCTACCTATGA
- a CDS encoding CoA-binding protein — MEPQKSERESYWDAKTFAFITDKTKPAMKWAISELKNRGKNVYVVDLSDSPEPGSLISVSGLPMGIDHVVIGITKTEPADLIPVLKGKGVKKIWFHWKTETEKALDACKSLDLECMTEHCPMMYLGGDFSIHGVHRAIAKMTGKY; from the coding sequence ATGGAACCACAGAAATCAGAACGAGAAAGCTACTGGGACGCCAAAACTTTTGCATTCATCACCGACAAAACAAAACCCGCAATGAAATGGGCCATATCCGAACTCAAAAACCGGGGCAAAAACGTCTACGTCGTGGATCTATCCGACTCCCCTGAACCCGGCTCTTTAATAAGCGTATCAGGCCTGCCCATGGGCATCGACCACGTCGTGATCGGCATAACAAAAACCGAACCTGCAGACCTCATCCCTGTCCTGAAAGGCAAAGGCGTAAAAAAAATCTGGTTCCACTGGAAAACCGAAACCGAAAAAGCCCTTGATGCCTGCAAAAGCCTTGACCTCGAATGCATGACCGAGCACTGTCCCATGATGTACCTGGGAGGCGACTTCAGCATACACGGGGTCCACAGGGCGATTGCGAAGATGACGGGGAAGTATTAA
- a CDS encoding tetratricopeptide repeat protein — translation MAVCPTPVSGKEDRPFVDREEFIEAFETAFQNIGNKNYSVLVYYGIGGIGKTSLRKELPKKLDEHNEPDQKTGIIWATVDFSIESHRQMDKFLGILKNELNQKCGVKFHLFDIAHAAYRRKVDPYTPLSKDGYSEDSIVTDLLDSFGGFFSINYSSIKKVVERAPDHFKEWSLKRENDIARLPDMEAPDIVKKLPVFFAHDLADYLQKTSKSTVIFIDSYEALWEKERGQGSYNSRDEWIRQLIANLQKLSLWVICGREKLRWEETDKDWNNYLEQYKLEKLPLEDALDFLNRCGIKEEEIQKVIIEGSEGVPYYLELAVDTYTEIAKTSSPKPSDFGTTRSEIFDRFMKYLGVPEKETLKVLSTPRFWNQDIFKALINNFNTGYPLTAFSELNRFSFVQETEGKLQLHPLMRESLQVYQDQDLKKEVHNFMLDFYSNKIKDLDIKSINPEHETAFTEAFYHAKETLETEELFEWFIRYVDPFDKAAFWQLIIPMYEELLKILETKQGSENIEVATTLNNLATLYRHVGEYKKSLSIYKRTLEIIEKVQGTQDKFVAATQNNLATLYYQMGEYEKALPLHKQALGTLEKVLGLEHPAVAHTLDNLGVLYCQTGKYEKALPLYQQALEIQEKVLGPQHSNFAETLNNLAALYHQIGEYEKALPLYQQALEIREKVLGQQHPYVATILNNLAELHRQMGEYERALPLYSRSLEINEKVLGPEHPNISILCDNLALLYMDKGIYDQALSLYEKSLSIRIEIFDDKHPDLARSFNNLAELYERLGEYEKSISLFEKGLDISKNILGEDHIEVVVASNGLAGLYANLKYYSEALSIYEKNARILKNTVGKKNPQFAITLNDQALVHQQMGNCKKAFSLYNEALEIQKETLGLNHKETATTLNNLAALHASREEYQEALPLYNQALEIREKVLGLEHPLVSITLNNLAELYRQMGKYEKALPLYHRALEIIEKVLGKEHPDFVRTLNNLATFYHQTGEYEKALQLYEQSLEIREKILGLQHPEVAISLVNLADFYDKNGKYDEAIHSFEKALDIIENTLGPDHPFCGQITYRLISIYGKM, via the coding sequence TTGGCAGTTTGTCCTACACCTGTATCTGGCAAAGAAGATCGACCATTTGTTGACAGAGAAGAATTCATCGAAGCATTTGAAACTGCCTTTCAAAATATTGGCAACAAAAATTACAGCGTTCTGGTTTACTATGGGATAGGCGGAATCGGAAAGACCAGTTTGCGAAAAGAACTGCCAAAAAAGCTTGATGAACATAACGAACCAGATCAAAAAACAGGTATTATCTGGGCTACGGTTGATTTCAGTATAGAGTCCCACAGGCAAATGGATAAATTTCTTGGAATCCTGAAAAACGAATTGAATCAAAAATGTGGTGTCAAATTCCACTTATTCGATATCGCACATGCCGCCTACCGGCGAAAAGTTGATCCATATACTCCTCTTTCAAAGGATGGATACTCCGAAGACAGTATTGTAACAGATCTTCTTGATTCATTTGGCGGTTTTTTCTCAATAAATTACAGCAGCATAAAAAAGGTTGTAGAAAGAGCTCCTGACCATTTTAAGGAATGGTCATTAAAGAGAGAAAATGACATCGCTAGACTGCCAGATATGGAAGCACCGGATATTGTAAAAAAGCTTCCTGTATTTTTTGCACACGACCTGGCTGACTACCTACAAAAAACTTCAAAATCGACAGTTATCTTCATAGACAGTTATGAAGCTCTCTGGGAAAAGGAAAGAGGGCAGGGAAGTTATAATTCCCGAGATGAATGGATAAGGCAACTTATAGCAAACCTGCAAAAATTATCCCTTTGGGTAATATGCGGAAGGGAGAAACTCCGCTGGGAAGAAACCGATAAGGACTGGAATAATTATCTTGAACAATACAAACTAGAAAAACTCCCCCTGGAAGATGCCCTTGATTTTCTGAATCGCTGCGGAATTAAAGAAGAGGAGATTCAAAAGGTAATAATTGAAGGCAGCGAAGGCGTTCCTTATTACCTTGAACTTGCGGTTGACACATATACCGAAATCGCAAAGACCAGTTCTCCTAAACCTAGTGATTTTGGCACAACTCGAAGTGAAATCTTTGACAGATTTATGAAATACTTGGGTGTCCCGGAAAAAGAAACCCTGAAAGTTCTTTCAACTCCTCGGTTCTGGAATCAAGATATTTTCAAAGCATTAATCAATAATTTCAATACAGGCTATCCTCTCACAGCATTTTCGGAATTGAATAGATTCTCTTTTGTCCAGGAAACCGAAGGGAAACTCCAATTGCATCCACTCATGAGGGAGAGCCTGCAGGTTTACCAAGATCAAGATTTGAAAAAAGAAGTCCATAATTTCATGCTTGACTTTTACAGCAACAAGATAAAGGACCTCGACATAAAATCCATAAATCCAGAACACGAAACCGCCTTTACAGAAGCCTTCTACCATGCAAAAGAAACACTTGAAACTGAAGAATTATTTGAGTGGTTCATTAGATACGTGGATCCATTTGACAAAGCTGCATTCTGGCAACTTATTATTCCAATGTATGAAGAGTTACTCAAGATACTTGAAACAAAACAAGGTTCAGAAAACATTGAAGTTGCAACGACATTAAACAATCTCGCCACACTTTATCGTCACGTTGGGGAGTATAAAAAATCACTATCAATATATAAAAGAACTCTTGAAATAATCGAAAAGGTACAGGGGACACAAGACAAGTTTGTTGCAGCAACACAAAACAATCTTGCTACACTTTATTACCAGATGGGAGAATACGAAAAAGCACTACCTCTTCATAAACAAGCACTTGGAACTCTTGAAAAAGTGCTGGGATTAGAACATCCGGCTGTTGCACACACCCTAGACAATCTTGGTGTACTTTATTGTCAAACGGGAAAGTACGAAAAAGCACTACCACTTTATCAGCAGGCACTTGAAATTCAGGAAAAGGTACTTGGGCCACAACACTCTAATTTTGCAGAAACTTTAAACAATCTCGCTGCACTGTATCATCAGATAGGGGAGTACGAAAAAGCACTACCACTTTATCAGCAGGCACTCGAAATTCGTGAAAAGGTACTGGGGCAACAACACCCGTATGTTGCGACAATACTAAACAATCTAGCCGAACTCCATCGTCAGATGGGAGAGTATGAAAGAGCACTACCTCTATATAGTCGGTCACTTGAAATCAATGAAAAAGTACTGGGACCAGAACATCCAAATATTTCAATACTTTGTGATAATTTAGCACTGCTTTATATGGACAAAGGGATTTATGACCAAGCACTTTCACTGTATGAAAAATCTCTGAGCATAAGAATAGAAATTTTTGATGATAAACATCCTGATTTAGCTCGTTCATTCAATAATTTAGCAGAGTTATATGAAAGATTAGGAGAATATGAAAAGTCTATATCTCTTTTTGAAAAAGGGTTGGATATTAGTAAAAACATATTGGGTGAGGATCATATTGAAGTGGTCGTTGCTTCAAATGGCTTAGCAGGGCTTTATGCAAATCTCAAATATTATTCGGAAGCATTGTCGATCTATGAAAAGAATGCTAGGATATTAAAAAATACAGTCGGTAAAAAGAATCCACAATTTGCAATAACATTAAATGACCAAGCATTAGTTCATCAACAGATGGGAAATTGCAAGAAAGCATTTTCTTTATATAATGAAGCTCTCGAAATTCAAAAAGAAACGTTAGGATTAAACCATAAAGAAACAGCAACAACATTAAACAATCTTGCTGCACTTCATGCTAGCAGGGAAGAATACCAAGAAGCGCTCCCACTTTATAATCAGGCACTTGAAATTCGTGAGAAGGTACTGGGATTAGAACACCCTTTAGTTTCAATAACATTAAACAACCTAGCAGAACTTTATCGTCAAATGGGAAAGTACGAAAAAGCACTGCCACTTTATCATCGGGCACTTGAAATAATTGAAAAGGTACTGGGTAAAGAGCACCCAGACTTCGTGAGAACACTCAACAATCTCGCTACATTTTATCATCAGACGGGGGAATACGAAAAAGCTCTTCAACTTTACGAACAATCACTTGAGATTCGTGAAAAGATTTTGGGTCTGCAACATCCAGAAGTTGCAATATCTCTTGTCAATTTAGCAGATTTTTATGATAAAAATGGAAAGTATGATGAAGCTATTCATTCTTTCGAAAAAGCTCTTGATATTATCGAAAATACACTGGGTCCAGACCATCCTTTCTGTGGTCAAATTACATACAGGCTCATATCAATTTATGGAAAAATGTAA
- a CDS encoding tetratricopeptide repeat protein, translating into MKHKNKSGTENPPKWDPPAPATVYIKIKDIPYETFKTRLNQGLVTTELDQIRYRLERRVYCCGTCSKYVDGYCVVTSRSPEPGGICKAFVPKPEFVYTDVRPAFGKDGEDTGFKYLAEGGGQRDTGKAGEAGAEGCKSPEALYEEGVTLYKQGRLKMALGAFDRVLAGKPGHFGTLFYKGVALLKLKRYEEALTTFETALKLNPDHAATWANKGAVLVKLERFQAALEAFEKSLNLNPVQKNAWNGKDAMLVQIRRSRKALETYEQALEANPESTTALFEKGKLNLKLGEQEKAREAFENALKRTPDNAEAWYLRGKVLFEMGSGKEALHAFEKATRLKPGYAAAWYEKGCVFLDLGNGRGAENAFKISADLWESAREPEKAGKARDKIRKIKQDR; encoded by the coding sequence ATGAAACACAAAAACAAAAGTGGAACCGAAAATCCCCCTAAATGGGATCCTCCGGCACCTGCAACTGTTTACATCAAAATCAAGGACATCCCCTACGAGACCTTCAAGACCCGGTTGAACCAGGGCCTCGTGACCACCGAACTTGACCAGATCCGCTACCGGCTGGAAAGGCGCGTTTACTGCTGCGGGACCTGTTCGAAATACGTGGACGGGTACTGTGTCGTTACAAGCAGGAGTCCGGAACCTGGCGGCATCTGCAAGGCTTTCGTGCCGAAACCGGAGTTTGTCTACACCGATGTCCGGCCAGCCTTCGGCAAGGATGGGGAAGATACGGGATTCAAATACCTCGCGGAAGGCGGCGGTCAAAGGGATACCGGGAAGGCCGGGGAGGCCGGAGCAGAGGGCTGTAAAAGTCCCGAAGCCCTGTATGAAGAGGGGGTGACACTTTACAAGCAGGGCCGGCTAAAAATGGCGCTGGGAGCGTTCGACAGGGTGCTTGCCGGAAAACCGGGGCATTTCGGGACCTTGTTTTATAAAGGGGTTGCCCTGCTGAAGCTCAAACGCTATGAAGAAGCCCTGACGACTTTCGAGACAGCCCTGAAACTCAACCCTGACCACGCCGCAACCTGGGCAAATAAGGGAGCCGTACTCGTAAAACTTGAACGTTTTCAGGCGGCACTCGAAGCGTTCGAAAAATCCCTTAACCTGAACCCGGTCCAGAAAAATGCCTGGAATGGGAAAGATGCCATGCTGGTGCAGATCCGACGCTCCAGAAAAGCCCTTGAAACATACGAACAGGCCCTGGAAGCAAATCCCGAAAGCACCACAGCCCTGTTTGAAAAGGGAAAGCTCAATTTGAAGCTCGGGGAGCAGGAAAAAGCCAGGGAAGCTTTTGAAAATGCTCTCAAAAGAACACCTGACAACGCTGAAGCCTGGTACCTGAGAGGTAAAGTCCTGTTTGAAATGGGGAGCGGGAAAGAAGCCCTTCATGCTTTTGAAAAGGCAACCCGGTTGAAACCCGGTTACGCCGCAGCCTGGTATGAGAAAGGCTGTGTTTTTCTGGACCTTGGGAATGGCCGGGGGGCGGAAAATGCGTTCAAAATCTCAGCGGATTTGTGGGAAAGCGCCAGGGAACCGGAAAAGGCGGGAAAAGCCCGCGATAAAATTCGAAAAATAAAGCAGGATAGATAA